The Hyphomonadaceae bacterium ML37 genome includes a region encoding these proteins:
- a CDS encoding TetR/AcrR family transcriptional regulator encodes MSVLRPEFPDHSSPFSRKQERRRKLDAIVSAAAQRFNEQGFAHTRLEDVAADLGLTKTSISYYFASKEDLAEAVFRAAAEFLHDAVNSARAAPGDPADRIQALVSAYAAQLGEAARGRRAHLAALRDLEALPDGVRDQIAGRMSEAVALINALVTDWIGHARAPVRRPEPVTVLILELLDWLAERQGGAGKGGDISAAGTALADLLDHGLTAAGAAAAGAAAPLDLTSDETLAIFDRDARNRMKREAFLKAGSRLFNQKGFGGASLAEVASALGVSRGAFYYHIQDKEQFLDQCLDRSLHIVERALSLAEAAELSALGRVRSVLVELVYRQAAGVEPLIRPGMAAVLPPPRRRRYQSRMRNIALRLGDALAEGVETGEIRALDTGLIEEILAGAVFLNGGYTLAAATRISGWSLAEDPRSASNDYLHLILYGLKGPA; translated from the coding sequence ATGTCGGTTCTCCGGCCGGAATTTCCCGACCATAGCTCGCCCTTCTCCCGCAAGCAGGAGCGGAGGCGGAAACTCGACGCGATCGTGTCCGCGGCTGCACAGCGCTTCAACGAGCAGGGCTTCGCCCACACCCGGTTGGAGGATGTGGCCGCGGATCTGGGCCTGACCAAGACCAGCATCTCCTATTATTTCGCCAGCAAGGAAGACCTCGCCGAGGCGGTGTTCCGCGCCGCCGCCGAGTTTCTGCATGACGCTGTCAACTCCGCGCGCGCCGCGCCGGGCGATCCGGCCGACCGCATACAGGCGCTGGTCTCAGCCTATGCCGCCCAGCTTGGAGAGGCCGCCCGCGGGCGGCGAGCGCATCTGGCCGCGTTGCGCGACCTCGAGGCTCTGCCCGACGGCGTGCGCGACCAGATCGCCGGGCGCATGTCCGAGGCGGTGGCGCTGATCAACGCGCTGGTCACCGACTGGATCGGCCATGCGCGCGCTCCTGTGCGTCGGCCTGAGCCTGTGACCGTACTGATTCTGGAGCTGCTGGACTGGCTGGCCGAACGTCAGGGCGGCGCGGGCAAGGGCGGTGATATCAGCGCGGCTGGCACGGCTCTGGCCGATTTGCTTGACCATGGGCTCACTGCCGCCGGCGCCGCCGCCGCCGGTGCGGCTGCGCCACTTGATCTGACCAGCGATGAGACCCTGGCGATCTTCGACCGCGACGCGCGCAACCGGATGAAGCGCGAGGCTTTTCTCAAGGCCGGCTCGCGCCTGTTCAATCAGAAGGGCTTTGGCGGCGCATCTCTGGCTGAGGTCGCGTCGGCGCTGGGTGTGTCGAGAGGGGCGTTCTATTATCATATCCAGGACAAGGAGCAGTTCCTGGACCAGTGCCTTGACCGCTCGCTGCACATCGTGGAGCGCGCCCTGAGCCTGGCCGAGGCCGCCGAATTGTCGGCGCTGGGCCGGGTGCGCAGCGTCCTGGTGGAGCTGGTCTACCGCCAGGCCGCCGGGGTGGAGCCGCTGATCCGGCCAGGCATGGCCGCTGTGCTGCCGCCGCCGCGGCGGCGGCGCTACCAGAGCCGCATGCGCAACATCGCCCTGCGCCTGGGCGATGCGTTGGCCGAGGGTGTGGAAACCGGGGAGATTCGCGCCCTCGACACAGGGCTGATCGAGGAGATTCTGGCCGGCGCCGTTTTCCTGAACGGCGGTTACACCCTGGCCGCTGCGACCCGGATTTCCGGCTGGAGCCTGGCCGAAGATCCGCGCTCTGCGAGCAATGATTACCTCCACCTGATCCTTTATGGCCTTAAGGGACCGGCATGA
- a CDS encoding succinylglutamate desuccinylase/aspartoacylase family protein, translating into MKPSLALFALSLSLLAGLAIAPAGADCGAGAVRLVTGYDSAADSVCRRGDAGAAHFSLVIAPEAEPINPSPWYAFTLDGAPGRYQVELIYAAAAHRYAPWIRSGDGHWIRLGEDRVVLADEGRRAVLDVTLGAAPLQVAAQPPYTLADYASLERRWPGPWRTIGHSVEGRDLRALILEPLADVDGWVLVLGRQHPPEVPGAWALDAFVDEALRLREAGLLRSGLIVIPVLNPDGVEAGYWRLNENRVDLNRDWRARTQPEVLAVFALLDALSLAQSDLALMVDFHATVAERLYLPQPEELPAEANARLDAWLAAMEADGVFETLEPMRTNPRRRVSAKAVFTDDWRTVAVTWEAGDETAPDLVRDHARRAAHHWALSRNGP; encoded by the coding sequence ATGAAGCCATCCCTTGCGCTTTTCGCCCTCAGCCTGAGCCTGCTCGCCGGCCTGGCAATCGCGCCGGCCGGTGCTGATTGTGGAGCCGGCGCCGTACGGCTGGTCACCGGGTATGACAGCGCTGCGGACAGTGTGTGCCGCCGGGGCGACGCCGGCGCGGCGCATTTCAGCCTGGTGATCGCGCCGGAGGCCGAACCCATCAATCCCAGCCCCTGGTACGCCTTCACGCTGGACGGCGCCCCGGGGCGCTATCAGGTCGAACTGATCTATGCGGCCGCCGCCCATCGCTACGCCCCGTGGATCCGTAGCGGGGACGGGCACTGGATCCGGCTGGGTGAGGACCGGGTGGTTTTGGCGGATGAAGGACGCCGGGCCGTTCTGGATGTCACCCTGGGCGCGGCCCCGCTGCAAGTCGCCGCGCAGCCGCCCTACACTCTGGCTGACTATGCCTCTCTTGAGCGACGCTGGCCCGGCCCGTGGCGCACGATCGGTCACAGCGTCGAAGGCCGCGACCTGCGCGCGCTGATCCTCGAGCCGCTCGCAGACGTGGACGGATGGGTGCTCGTGCTCGGCCGCCAGCACCCCCCGGAAGTTCCCGGCGCCTGGGCGCTGGACGCGTTCGTCGATGAAGCCTTGCGCCTGCGGGAAGCCGGGCTGTTGCGGTCCGGGCTGATTGTCATCCCGGTTCTCAACCCGGACGGCGTGGAAGCGGGCTATTGGCGGCTCAACGAGAACCGGGTGGACCTCAATCGTGACTGGCGCGCGCGCACCCAGCCGGAAGTCCTGGCGGTGTTCGCTCTGCTGGACGCACTGTCCCTGGCCCAAAGCGATCTTGCGCTGATGGTGGATTTCCACGCCACCGTGGCCGAGCGGCTCTACCTGCCCCAGCCAGAAGAATTGCCGGCCGAGGCCAATGCCCGGCTCGACGCGTGGCTGGCCGCCATGGAGGCGGACGGCGTGTTCGAGACGCTCGAGCCCATGCGCACCAATCCGCGCCGGCGGGTCAGCGCAAAGGCCGTGTTCACCGATGACTGGCGCACGGTCGCGGTCACCTGGGAGGCCGGCGACGAAACTGCGCCGGACCTGGTGCGCGATCACGCGCGGCGGGCAGCGCATCATTGGGCTTTGAGCCGAAATGGGCCCTGA
- a CDS encoding urate hydroxylase PuuD: protein MANVLTNLRTTVLISVLLALAFFFIYVIVGQGVGLGEPQVLEALLRWTHVVAGVMWIGLLWYFNFVQIPTMPSIPDALKPAIGKHIAPAALFWFRWGAAFTVLTGVLLALVKGYLVETLTLGALAGFAPGFVFMGIGMWLALIMAFNVWFVIWPNQKIALGLVEAEAEAKPKAARTAMLFSRTNTLLSLPMLVAMAGFQTLG from the coding sequence ATGGCGAATGTGCTGACCAATCTGCGCACGACGGTGCTGATTTCGGTGCTGTTGGCGCTGGCCTTCTTCTTCATCTACGTGATCGTCGGACAAGGCGTGGGACTGGGCGAGCCGCAAGTGCTCGAGGCGCTGCTGCGCTGGACCCACGTGGTCGCTGGGGTGATGTGGATCGGCCTGCTCTGGTATTTCAACTTTGTCCAGATCCCGACCATGCCGTCCATCCCGGATGCGCTCAAGCCCGCCATCGGCAAGCATATCGCCCCCGCCGCCCTGTTCTGGTTCCGCTGGGGCGCGGCCTTCACCGTGCTGACCGGCGTGCTGTTGGCGCTGGTGAAAGGTTATCTGGTCGAGACGCTGACCCTGGGCGCGCTGGCGGGCTTTGCGCCGGGCTTTGTGTTCATGGGCATCGGCATGTGGCTCGCTCTGATCATGGCGTTCAATGTCTGGTTCGTGATCTGGCCGAACCAGAAAATCGCGCTGGGACTGGTGGAGGCCGAAGCCGAGGCCAAGCCGAAGGCGGCGCGCACGGCGATGCTGTTCTCGCGCACCAATACACTGCTGTCCCTGCCCATGCTGGTGGCGATGGCGGGCTTCCAGACGCTGGGCTGA
- a CDS encoding beta-lactamase family protein yields MSRTDHAPWRIWIGAGALAALLALGACGDRSQRSAEPAPAAAPAEQSADTVPSARGLDASAVARLDETLAALAASQDRSGYVAVIARDGVIQHVSEAGYADVGAGAPMRADTVVRIASMSKPVTAAAILILAEDGVLSVTDPVSDYIPAFANARVATQLMHDENFEIPTEPLARPITIEDLLTHTSGVGYIFDYQTHLGALYIDRDIYRAGEQSLEERINTLAGLPLYFQPGERWFYSYSNDILGQVIAAASGQSVEDFMQARLFQPLGMSDSSFFPGEVQRERLAALYTHDEDGTLVRVAGERDVAVSAPVEAGGAGLFSTANDYLRFAQMLANGGELDGVRVMSADSVAAMVTPHVGLDRMGEGQRRIGLAFGYSVGVSVNEDGGRRIGDFGWGGYFDTAFVVSPATGVVAVIMAQEEPGPGTRDTTSAGEVLQSQLAGLIPVES; encoded by the coding sequence ATGAGCCGGACTGATCACGCGCCCTGGCGCATATGGATAGGCGCTGGCGCGCTGGCGGCCCTGTTGGCGCTGGGCGCATGTGGTGATCGCAGTCAACGCTCAGCTGAACCCGCGCCCGCCGCCGCGCCAGCGGAGCAATCGGCAGATACCGTTCCGTCCGCGCGCGGGCTTGATGCATCGGCAGTTGCGCGGCTCGACGAGACGCTGGCCGCGCTGGCGGCAAGCCAGGACCGGTCAGGCTATGTCGCTGTCATCGCCCGCGACGGCGTGATCCAGCATGTCAGTGAGGCGGGCTATGCCGATGTCGGGGCCGGCGCGCCCATGCGCGCCGACACGGTCGTGCGCATCGCCTCCATGAGCAAGCCGGTGACGGCGGCCGCGATCCTGATCCTGGCCGAGGACGGGGTCTTGTCGGTGACCGATCCGGTGTCGGATTACATCCCCGCCTTCGCCAATGCCCGCGTCGCCACCCAGCTGATGCATGACGAGAATTTCGAGATTCCCACCGAGCCGCTGGCGCGCCCGATCACCATCGAGGATTTGCTCACCCACACCTCGGGCGTGGGGTATATCTTCGACTACCAGACCCATCTGGGCGCGCTCTATATCGACCGCGACATCTACCGCGCCGGTGAGCAATCGCTGGAAGAACGCATCAACACGCTGGCCGGCCTGCCGCTTTACTTTCAACCGGGCGAGCGCTGGTTCTACTCCTATTCCAACGACATTCTGGGCCAGGTCATCGCCGCAGCGTCCGGTCAGAGCGTGGAAGACTTCATGCAGGCGCGCCTGTTTCAGCCCTTGGGCATGAGCGACAGCAGCTTCTTCCCGGGCGAGGTCCAGCGAGAACGCCTGGCGGCGCTCTACACCCACGACGAAGACGGGACGCTGGTCCGGGTGGCGGGCGAGCGCGATGTCGCCGTATCGGCGCCGGTTGAAGCCGGCGGCGCGGGCCTGTTTTCGACTGCCAATGATTATCTTCGCTTCGCCCAGATGCTGGCCAATGGCGGCGAGCTCGACGGCGTGCGGGTGATGAGCGCGGACAGCGTCGCCGCCATGGTCACGCCCCATGTGGGCCTGGACCGTATGGGCGAAGGCCAGCGCCGCATCGGGCTGGCGTTCGGCTATTCAGTGGGCGTGTCGGTGAACGAAGATGGCGGGCGGCGCATCGGCGATTTCGGCTGGGGCGGCTATTTCGACACGGCCTTTGTAGTGAGCCCGGCCACAGGCGTGGTCGCCGTGATCATGGCCCAGGAAGAGCCCGGCCCCGGCACACGCGACACCACCAGCGCCGGCGAGGTGTTGCAAAGCCAGCTGGCCGGTCTGATCCCGGTCGAGAGCTGA
- a CDS encoding superoxide dismutase, with product MAFTLPDLPYARDALAPHISGETLDFHHGKHHKAYVDKANDLVKGTDLESADLETAIRAAWKDKNTALFNNAAQIWNHTFYWNSMSPKGGGKPSGKLAEAIDRDFGSFEKFADAFKTAGAGQFGSGWAWLVVKDGKLEVRKTPNAETPITEAGVTPLLTMDVWEHAYYLDFQNRRPDYMGAFLGHLVNWDFAAENFANA from the coding sequence ATGGCCTTCACCCTCCCCGACCTGCCCTATGCCCGCGACGCGCTGGCCCCTCATATCAGCGGTGAGACGCTGGATTTCCACCACGGCAAGCACCACAAGGCCTATGTGGACAAAGCCAATGATCTGGTGAAGGGGACCGATCTGGAGAGCGCGGACCTTGAAACCGCGATCCGCGCCGCCTGGAAGGACAAGAACACCGCCCTGTTCAACAACGCCGCCCAAATCTGGAACCACACATTTTACTGGAACTCCATGTCGCCCAAGGGCGGCGGAAAGCCGTCCGGCAAGCTGGCTGAAGCCATCGACCGGGATTTCGGCTCGTTTGAAAAATTCGCCGACGCCTTTAAGACGGCCGGCGCGGGCCAGTTCGGCTCTGGCTGGGCCTGGCTGGTGGTCAAGGACGGCAAGCTGGAAGTGCGCAAGACCCCCAACGCCGAAACCCCAATCACCGAGGCTGGCGTGACGCCGCTTCTGACCATGGATGTGTGGGAGCACGCCTATTATCTCGATTTCCAGAACCGGCGTCCCGATTATATGGGCGCTTTCCTCGGGCATCTGGTGAATTGGGACTTCGCGGCGGAGAATTTCGCGAACGCCTGA
- a CDS encoding squalene/phytoene synthase family protein, with product MTERSFEAALQRDDPDRWMAALFAPADARARLITLYAFYHEIARVPDAVSEPVIGEMRLSWARDAVRDLYASPPKVRRHDVYEALAGLTSAPGAPDADMLDQLIEARAADLGQGPFPTRQDRRDYVDRTAGALMTAAARLAAPESVLNEAAQAALTEAGRLWGLTGLIRAFAPLCAAGRPPLAADEAAGAGLTESDWLAGRKPDAARAALAGLITEAETSAQALSGLSKALPAAVFPAVGYASLARVYLRRARSVADPFREQVDPLLIARQLRLIWASLTGRI from the coding sequence TTGACTGAAAGAAGTTTCGAGGCGGCGCTGCAGCGCGATGATCCTGACCGCTGGATGGCGGCGCTGTTCGCGCCCGCTGACGCGCGCGCGCGCCTGATCACGCTGTACGCCTTCTATCATGAGATCGCGCGGGTGCCCGACGCGGTCAGCGAGCCGGTGATCGGCGAGATGCGGCTGAGCTGGGCGCGTGACGCCGTGCGCGATCTCTACGCCTCCCCGCCCAAAGTGCGCCGCCATGACGTGTACGAGGCGCTGGCCGGGCTCACGAGCGCGCCCGGCGCGCCGGATGCGGACATGCTCGACCAGCTGATCGAGGCGCGCGCCGCCGATCTGGGCCAGGGGCCGTTCCCGACCCGGCAGGACCGGCGCGACTATGTCGACCGCACCGCCGGTGCGCTGATGACCGCCGCCGCGCGCCTGGCCGCGCCGGAGTCTGTCTTGAATGAAGCGGCGCAGGCGGCGCTGACCGAGGCGGGGCGGCTGTGGGGGCTCACCGGCCTGATCCGCGCCTTCGCGCCCTTGTGCGCCGCAGGACGTCCGCCACTCGCCGCCGACGAAGCCGCTGGCGCGGGCCTGACCGAATCCGACTGGCTGGCCGGGCGCAAGCCGGACGCGGCGCGTGCAGCGCTGGCGGGCCTGATCACTGAAGCCGAGACGTCGGCGCAGGCGCTGTCAGGCCTGTCCAAAGCCCTTCCTGCAGCCGTGTTCCCGGCCGTGGGCTATGCCAGCCTGGCGCGCGTCTACCTGCGCCGCGCGCGCAGCGTCGCTGACCCGTTCCGCGAACAGGTGGACCCGCTGCTTATCGCCCGCCAGCTGCGCCTGATTTGGGCCTCGCTGACGGGGCGGATCTAA
- the aqpZ gene encoding aquaporin Z, with the protein MPIAKRGLAEFLGTFWLVFGGCGSAIYAAAFGEIGIGLLGVSLAFGLTVLTMAYAIGHISGCHLNPAVTLGLWAGGRFEARDVPAYVIAQVLGALVAAAALLLIAQGAPGEVTGLASNGFGERSPGGFSLISGFSIELILTLGFLMVIIGATDSRAPAGFAPVAIGLCLTLIHLISIPVTNTSVNPARSTGPALLEWLALGDGGAVGQLWLFWAAPIAGALIAGFAYRAVFKAD; encoded by the coding sequence ATGCCGATTGCAAAACGTGGGCTTGCCGAGTTTTTGGGGACGTTCTGGCTGGTGTTCGGCGGGTGCGGCAGCGCGATCTACGCCGCCGCCTTTGGCGAAATCGGGATCGGGCTGCTGGGCGTGTCGCTCGCGTTCGGCCTGACGGTGCTGACCATGGCCTATGCCATCGGGCATATCTCCGGCTGCCATCTCAACCCGGCCGTGACGCTGGGCCTGTGGGCCGGCGGGCGGTTTGAGGCGCGCGACGTGCCGGCCTATGTCATCGCCCAAGTGCTGGGCGCGCTTGTGGCGGCCGCCGCCCTCCTGCTCATCGCGCAAGGCGCGCCAGGCGAGGTGACGGGGCTGGCCTCCAACGGGTTTGGCGAGCGCTCCCCGGGCGGCTTCTCCCTGATCTCCGGTTTCTCGATCGAGCTGATCCTGACCCTGGGCTTCCTGATGGTGATCATCGGCGCCACGGACAGCCGCGCCCCGGCCGGGTTCGCCCCCGTCGCCATCGGGCTGTGCCTCACCCTCATTCACCTGATCAGCATTCCGGTCACCAACACCTCGGTGAACCCGGCGCGCAGCACCGGTCCGGCGCTGCTGGAATGGCTGGCGCTGGGCGATGGCGGGGCGGTGGGGCAGCTCTGGCTGTTCTGGGCCGCGCCCATCGCCGGCGCGCTGATCGCGGGCTTCGCCTACCGGGCGGTCTTCAAGGCCGATTGA